The Pedobacter mucosus genome window below encodes:
- a CDS encoding glycosyltransferase, which yields MIKPTIFYFVHAHGNGHRATFNMLYPALSMYFEVIAVTTNNEITEYLHQKHNVQVLELPPKYPADYEIPAHTFSKAFEVTPYALAPANRAKALAEFIAYYNPKAFYCDGVPELAIMVRGMGVPVVLIHLPGNVMNDPTQVFAHELADHIVAHFPSFLEQPNYQFAYKTYYSGYISQYAHFDLQESNKSDIQNITVLMGYDNYNESVLRNITRDQNTQFTIIGNKQDYHLGKNCVLLGPVNDISKAIVGDVVVSAAGQNTIAELLSLGKRLVLLPEPRPYDEQVVHANVLANQHIALLAQETFSAEQWQEVLQKAKVFKPLRKDLVNATSPKALANKMRDWYA from the coding sequence ATGATAAAACCAACAATATTCTATTTTGTACATGCACATGGGAATGGGCACAGGGCTACATTCAATATGTTATACCCGGCATTGTCAATGTATTTTGAGGTTATAGCAGTAACTACAAACAACGAAATAACCGAATATTTACATCAAAAGCACAACGTTCAAGTGTTGGAGCTCCCTCCAAAATATCCAGCCGACTACGAGATACCAGCGCATACGTTTTCAAAAGCTTTTGAAGTTACCCCATATGCGTTAGCGCCTGCAAATCGAGCCAAAGCACTAGCTGAATTCATAGCGTACTACAATCCAAAAGCGTTCTACTGCGACGGTGTTCCTGAATTAGCAATCATGGTTCGGGGCATGGGTGTACCAGTTGTTTTAATTCATCTGCCGGGAAATGTTATGAACGATCCGACACAGGTTTTTGCTCATGAGCTAGCAGATCATATTGTTGCTCATTTTCCTTCCTTTCTGGAACAGCCGAACTACCAGTTTGCATACAAAACCTATTACAGCGGATATATTTCTCAGTATGCCCACTTTGATTTACAGGAAAGCAACAAATCAGATATTCAAAACATAACCGTCCTTATGGGTTATGATAATTATAATGAATCGGTGCTTAGAAATATTACGAGAGATCAAAATACGCAGTTCACAATTATCGGCAACAAGCAAGATTATCATTTAGGTAAAAACTGTGTACTCCTCGGCCCAGTTAATGATATTAGCAAAGCTATTGTTGGAGATGTGGTTGTTTCTGCAGCTGGTCAAAATACGATTGCAGAACTTTTATCGCTGGGTAAACGCTTGGTATTGCTTCCTGAACCCCGGCCTTATGATGAGCAAGTGGTACATGCAAATGTGTTAGCTAATCAGCATATTGCGTTATTGGCACAAGAAACTTTCAGCGCTGAACAGTGGCAAGAGGTGCTGCAAAAAGCGAAAGTGTTTAAACCTTTGCGCAAAGATTTGGTTAATGCAACATCACCTAAAGCATTAGCGAATAAAATGAGAGACTGGTATGCCTGA
- a CDS encoding MFS transporter has translation MKLIRTTKLPALADSAALRYFNFIALYFAEGLPMGMLFIGIPAWMAMNDKSIIEIGSFDVACALPWTFKFFVAPLMDRYTYLPMGRKRPWVIICQTGLFLSMLGFAFIPDPLNNVHLLVVGGFIVSIFGASQDAATDGLAVDTVPADEQAKTNAYMNGSRMIGSSFALTIGTWLLTDYNFKISVVVIAILIGLIIFVPLLLREQRSERLFPWSSGKPDGSNEKLQINSWAAMLRSLYLAFSLKNSFLLGLLLFTSQGAYNYFEKLLPIFAVKVSGWTNVYYSHVFSIADLTGGVLGMVAGGWLIDKFGKKRMIYTYFFFIFAETLILVFLSKYWTNVPFLYSFIIIYRWVNAFAKIGVFSIAMQCCSKKVSASQFTFYMTIGALGSMVGAALIAPVKSYFSWETSFAMFAALMLVSALLLRMLNFNKLEHQISEMAEVDEENIAA, from the coding sequence ATGAAATTGATTAGAACAACAAAACTACCAGCATTGGCCGACAGTGCTGCACTGAGGTACTTCAACTTTATTGCGCTTTATTTTGCGGAAGGATTACCTATGGGAATGTTATTTATCGGCATACCCGCATGGATGGCTATGAATGATAAGAGCATTATTGAAATTGGTAGTTTTGATGTGGCTTGTGCGCTCCCTTGGACTTTTAAGTTTTTTGTGGCGCCATTGATGGATCGATATACTTATTTGCCAATGGGGCGGAAAAGACCTTGGGTAATAATCTGTCAAACAGGCTTGTTTTTGAGTATGCTAGGTTTTGCGTTTATACCAGATCCACTTAATAATGTCCATTTGTTAGTTGTTGGTGGCTTTATCGTATCCATTTTTGGTGCTTCACAAGATGCCGCTACAGATGGTTTAGCGGTTGATACGGTACCGGCCGATGAGCAGGCGAAAACGAATGCTTACATGAATGGGTCTAGAATGATTGGCAGTTCGTTTGCATTAACTATTGGAACTTGGTTGTTAACAGATTATAATTTTAAAATTTCTGTAGTCGTTATTGCCATACTTATTGGACTTATCATTTTTGTGCCCTTATTGCTGCGGGAACAAAGGTCGGAACGGCTTTTCCCATGGAGCTCTGGCAAACCTGATGGCAGTAATGAAAAGCTTCAGATTAATAGTTGGGCAGCCATGTTAAGGTCGCTTTATTTGGCTTTCAGTTTGAAGAATTCTTTTTTACTTGGCCTTTTGCTTTTTACTTCTCAGGGCGCTTACAATTATTTTGAAAAGTTGCTTCCGATTTTTGCGGTTAAGGTAAGTGGCTGGACAAATGTTTATTATTCTCATGTTTTTTCTATAGCAGACCTTACTGGCGGTGTATTGGGAATGGTGGCAGGAGGCTGGCTGATTGATAAATTTGGAAAGAAAAGAATGATTTACACTTATTTCTTTTTCATTTTTGCCGAAACGCTAATCCTGGTTTTTCTTAGTAAATACTGGACTAACGTTCCCTTTCTTTACAGTTTTATTATAATCTACAGGTGGGTTAACGCATTTGCCAAGATAGGGGTGTTCTCCATCGCAATGCAATGCTGCTCGAAAAAAGTTTCAGCTAGTCAATTTACATTTTATATGACGATTGGGGCGCTTGGATCAATGGTTGGTGCAGCCTTAATTGCTCCTGTAAAGTCTTATTTCAGCTGGGAAACGTCATTCGCTATGTTTGCCGCCTTGATGTTGGTTAGTGCATTACTTTTGAGAATGTTGAATTTTAATAAACTGGAACACCAGATTTCAGAAATGGCAGAGGTTGATGAAGAAAATATAGCGGCTTAA
- a CDS encoding glycosyltransferase family 2 protein — protein sequence MPEFSIVTIVKGRRKQLANLLESIKASTILPYDIQVVCMDNLEGIETPDGLNVSIHLTKESHKLPLAAARNLGITATKTADIIFIDVDCIVSPTLFTSLMMSLQAENIIAAFPLYLPIVPNTGNYDELKNTAVPHPAREQIAVGQPVQHLQFWSLIFAIQKQTFEKIGGFDESFIGYGAEDTDFAMMFHKAGVEQIFVRDYVLHQYHDKHDPPLNYFDSIIENATRYKQKWNVLPMMRWLKAFEDLGLITIDQEDSITIRQKPTDDQIKNSISSNPY from the coding sequence ATGCCTGAATTTAGTATTGTAACGATTGTTAAGGGAAGGCGAAAGCAATTGGCTAATCTTCTTGAGTCTATAAAAGCCTCAACTATTCTTCCCTATGATATACAAGTTGTTTGTATGGATAACCTGGAAGGAATAGAAACTCCCGACGGTTTAAATGTGAGCATCCATTTAACTAAAGAATCTCATAAGCTGCCCTTAGCTGCTGCTCGAAATTTAGGAATTACGGCCACAAAAACAGCCGACATTATTTTTATAGATGTTGACTGCATCGTATCGCCAACCCTATTTACAAGTTTGATGATGAGTTTGCAAGCGGAAAATATAATAGCAGCCTTTCCTTTGTATCTGCCTATCGTACCAAACACAGGAAATTATGATGAGCTAAAAAACACAGCAGTGCCACACCCTGCTCGGGAGCAAATAGCGGTCGGCCAGCCGGTTCAGCATTTGCAATTCTGGTCTTTAATATTTGCTATTCAAAAGCAAACATTTGAAAAAATTGGCGGCTTTGACGAATCTTTTATAGGCTATGGAGCAGAAGACACCGATTTCGCCATGATGTTTCATAAGGCCGGTGTGGAGCAGATATTTGTACGTGATTATGTATTACACCAATATCATGATAAGCACGATCCACCTCTAAACTATTTTGATTCCATTATTGAAAATGCTACGCGATACAAGCAGAAATGGAATGTTTTGCCGATGATGCGTTGGCTAAAAGCCTTTGAAGATTTGGGTTTAATAACAATTGATCAGGAAGATAGCATCACCATTAGGCAAAAACCAACGGATGACCAGATAAAAAACAGTATTTCGTCGAATCCATATTAA